A window from Luteibacter flocculans encodes these proteins:
- a CDS encoding putative bifunctional diguanylate cyclase/phosphodiesterase, with product MSERADILPAVQMILDRVVPDSGWRAVLVVRLQGMREAQLRFGYDFGNEIMLAARGRLVQAVRHVDTVFVAGDDTFVVVLPSVRNRTHALLAATRIVSAFDAPLLRGERPWHGRPVVGVAVHPEHGTVAELLYRRAELAHDEAVRVGEPFALYEPDATPVEILYGELREDIEANRLHVAFQPLHDLRSGEMVRVESLSRWITAAQVNVAPTDFVQFAERSDLIVPLTRWSLNASLRHAAALHRGGCPLDVAINLSPRVFVEAGFAEQMIGAMEIWGVPPEAVIVEITETALLTDLDMSVRVLRSLRDRGVRVAIDDFGTGYASFAYLRHFPATELKIDRTFVDAMTTDARTELLVQAMIDVAHRLGMEAVAEGVENEATLIRLVEMDCDLVQGYHVGEPVPAEQFVAERLAAASLI from the coding sequence ATGAGTGAGCGTGCCGATATCCTGCCCGCCGTCCAGATGATCCTCGACCGGGTAGTGCCGGATTCGGGCTGGCGCGCGGTGCTCGTGGTGAGATTGCAGGGCATGCGCGAGGCTCAGTTGCGCTTCGGCTACGACTTCGGCAACGAGATCATGCTGGCCGCCCGCGGGCGACTGGTTCAGGCCGTACGCCACGTCGATACGGTATTCGTAGCGGGCGACGATACGTTCGTGGTGGTGCTGCCTTCCGTGCGCAACCGCACCCACGCACTGCTGGCGGCGACCCGCATCGTCAGTGCCTTCGATGCGCCACTGCTCCGCGGCGAACGCCCGTGGCATGGCCGACCGGTAGTGGGCGTGGCCGTGCATCCGGAACACGGTACCGTGGCCGAGCTGCTTTACCGCCGCGCGGAACTCGCTCACGACGAAGCCGTGCGCGTCGGTGAGCCCTTCGCGCTTTACGAGCCCGATGCCACGCCGGTCGAGATTCTCTACGGTGAGCTGCGCGAGGACATCGAAGCCAACCGCCTGCACGTGGCCTTCCAGCCGTTGCATGACCTGCGCTCGGGCGAGATGGTGCGGGTGGAGTCGCTGTCGCGCTGGATCACCGCGGCCCAGGTCAATGTCGCACCGACCGATTTCGTCCAGTTCGCCGAGCGTAGCGATCTCATCGTGCCCCTGACGCGCTGGAGCCTCAACGCGTCGCTGCGCCATGCCGCTGCCTTGCATCGCGGCGGATGCCCGCTGGATGTGGCGATCAACCTGTCGCCGCGCGTTTTCGTTGAAGCCGGCTTTGCGGAACAGATGATCGGTGCGATGGAAATCTGGGGCGTGCCTCCGGAAGCCGTGATCGTGGAGATCACCGAGACGGCGCTGCTGACCGACCTCGACATGAGCGTGCGGGTGCTGCGTAGCCTGCGCGATCGTGGCGTGCGCGTGGCGATCGACGACTTCGGTACCGGTTACGCGTCGTTTGCCTATCTGCGCCATTTTCCGGCGACCGAACTCAAGATCGACCGCACCTTCGTCGATGCCATGACGACCGACGCCCGTACCGAACTGCTGGTGCAGGCCATGATCGACGTGGCGCATCGGTTGGGCATGGAAGCCGTGGCGGAGGGCGTGGAAAACGAAGCGACGCTGATTCGTCTCGTGGAGATGGACTGCGATCTGGTCCAGGGCTATCACGTTGGCGAGCCCGTGCCGGCCGAGCAATTCGTGGCGGAGCGTCTGGCGGCCGCGTCGCTCATCTGA
- a CDS encoding GAF domain-containing protein: MSELPDLTACDREPIHIPGSIQPHGVLLVVDAVTAAILQVSENIGAVLGLSPEAARGAALHEVLDLPALAQTDRPEHSTWWPVTFPQAPDITDWYAAVHAYPDRWLIEVEPRLPFFDEDPAWVTSDHAKQLQGDATVERAAARTARRVRNVLGYDRVMVYRFDRDWHGEVVAEARRDDLEAYLGLHYPATDIPVQARALYLRNRVRQISNCRYVPARIWPVNDPLTGAATDLSDVSLRSVSPVHLEYLGNMGVTASLVASIIVDGRLWGLISCHHYSPLFADHRMRNAADGIASAFAARVAEIEELADIEMESSLATVREKLMTAFDEHERIDPALLTSLAPALLEVVDADGVAIFAGDKVMRHGHLPDATALLRIRQAFAQDERASVQHTDDLGARHPELAESAITDLAAGVIFMPLGPDRHDAILWTRTEQVRHVRWGGNPALAKLETIPGARLSPRQSFETWQETVRGRSTPWSRQHLESAHSLGVLIETIERTRKPPTGR, translated from the coding sequence ATGTCTGAGCTCCCCGACCTCACCGCCTGCGATCGCGAGCCGATCCACATTCCTGGCTCGATTCAACCGCACGGCGTGCTGCTCGTGGTCGATGCAGTAACGGCGGCGATCCTCCAGGTCAGCGAGAACATCGGCGCCGTGCTTGGCCTGAGTCCGGAAGCGGCACGTGGTGCCGCGTTGCATGAGGTGCTCGATCTGCCGGCCCTCGCTCAGACCGACCGCCCCGAACACAGCACCTGGTGGCCGGTGACCTTTCCGCAGGCGCCCGACATCACCGACTGGTATGCCGCTGTGCATGCCTACCCGGACCGCTGGCTGATCGAGGTCGAACCGCGACTCCCATTCTTCGACGAAGACCCCGCGTGGGTGACCTCCGATCACGCAAAGCAGCTGCAAGGCGATGCCACGGTGGAGCGCGCGGCGGCGCGCACCGCTCGCCGCGTACGCAATGTGCTGGGTTACGACCGGGTGATGGTCTATCGCTTCGACCGCGACTGGCACGGCGAGGTGGTTGCGGAAGCCCGCCGCGACGATCTCGAGGCCTATCTGGGGCTGCACTATCCGGCCACCGATATTCCCGTGCAGGCGCGCGCCCTCTACCTGCGCAACCGCGTGCGCCAGATCAGCAACTGTCGCTACGTTCCTGCGCGGATTTGGCCGGTCAACGATCCGCTCACGGGGGCGGCCACCGATCTCAGCGACGTGTCGCTGCGCAGCGTGTCGCCCGTGCATCTGGAATACCTGGGCAACATGGGTGTCACTGCGAGCCTCGTGGCATCGATCATCGTGGACGGCAGGCTTTGGGGCCTCATTTCCTGTCACCACTACAGCCCCCTGTTCGCCGACCACCGCATGCGCAACGCCGCCGACGGCATCGCGAGCGCTTTCGCGGCGCGCGTGGCGGAAATCGAGGAACTGGCCGACATCGAGATGGAAAGCTCGCTGGCGACCGTGCGCGAAAAACTCATGACGGCCTTCGACGAGCACGAGCGGATCGATCCTGCCTTGCTGACCTCGCTGGCGCCGGCATTGTTGGAAGTCGTGGATGCGGACGGCGTGGCGATCTTCGCCGGTGACAAGGTCATGCGCCACGGACATCTGCCCGACGCGACCGCCTTGCTGCGCATTCGCCAGGCATTCGCGCAGGACGAACGGGCGAGCGTGCAACACACCGACGATCTGGGCGCGCGCCACCCCGAGTTGGCCGAATCTGCGATCACGGATCTCGCCGCAGGCGTGATCTTCATGCCGTTGGGGCCGGACCGGCACGACGCCATTCTCTGGACACGCACGGAGCAGGTACGGCACGTACGCTGGGGCGGAAATCCGGCACTGGCGAAGCTCGAGACCATCCCCGGTGCCCGGCTCTCGCCCCGGCAGAGTTTCGAGACATGGCAGGAAACCGTGCGGGGGCGATCGACCCCGTGGTCGCGCCAACACCTGGAATCGGCGCACAGCCTGGGCGTGCTGATCGAAACGATCGAGCGGACGCGCAAGCCCCCCACGGGACGGTGA
- the coaE gene encoding dephospho-CoA kinase (Dephospho-CoA kinase (CoaE) performs the final step in coenzyme A biosynthesis.), which yields MTGYVVALTGGIASGKSAVERRFEALGIHAYDADLAARAVVEPGSEALSEIAQAFGPEVLAADGRLDRTAMRQRIFTDPTARTTLEGILHPRIRTWLRDAVAADEGPYCILSIPLLVENREHYAWVDRILVVDAPEHVRLDRLTRRDSIEPALAAKMIAAQASHPERLAIADDVIVNDGDESSLDEAVATLDRTYRELAAR from the coding sequence ATGACGGGCTACGTCGTCGCGCTGACGGGTGGTATCGCCTCGGGCAAGAGCGCCGTGGAGCGTCGCTTCGAGGCGCTCGGCATTCATGCCTACGATGCCGACCTCGCGGCGCGAGCCGTCGTCGAGCCGGGCTCGGAGGCGCTGAGCGAAATCGCGCAGGCGTTTGGGCCCGAGGTTCTTGCCGCCGACGGGCGGCTGGACCGCACAGCCATGCGCCAGCGCATCTTTACCGATCCCACGGCACGTACCACGCTCGAAGGCATCCTGCATCCGCGCATCCGCACGTGGCTGCGCGATGCCGTGGCGGCCGATGAAGGCCCGTACTGCATTCTTTCGATTCCGCTGCTTGTCGAGAATCGCGAGCACTACGCCTGGGTCGATCGCATCCTCGTCGTCGACGCACCCGAACACGTACGACTGGACCGGCTCACGCGGCGCGACAGCATCGAACCGGCCCTGGCCGCGAAGATGATCGCGGCACAGGCGTCCCATCCCGAGCGCCTGGCCATCGCCGACGACGTGATCGTCAATGACGGTGACGAATCCAGCCTCGATGAAGCGGTGGCTACCCTGGACCGCACGTACCGGGAGCTGGCAGCCCGCTGA
- a CDS encoding biliverdin-producing heme oxygenase, translating into MAGARSAVSPPHLALRTATRDAHEAAEASPMMRSLVAGELDDLGYERLLAAQWTLLSRWEAERSAWLDTLRVLHGWPYASRAAALRRDLMATGIQRDHLPELRQTAVPSLRMPADDALPAALGELYVIEGSALGGRVIVKGLRERLPHLPHHFYAIGEGTAAPWRRFQSLLDDVLTSPASLAAAIDAARHMFARFQQTLQDSPAHV; encoded by the coding sequence GTGGCGGGCGCCCGCTCCGCCGTTTCGCCGCCCCACCTGGCCCTGCGGACCGCGACGCGTGACGCGCACGAGGCGGCGGAAGCCTCGCCGATGATGCGCAGCCTCGTTGCCGGCGAACTGGACGATCTCGGCTATGAACGGCTGCTCGCCGCGCAGTGGACGCTCCTGAGTCGTTGGGAGGCGGAACGGTCGGCGTGGCTGGATACGCTGCGCGTCCTGCATGGGTGGCCCTACGCCTCGCGTGCCGCTGCTTTGCGCCGCGACCTCATGGCCACGGGGATACAGCGCGACCACTTGCCCGAGTTGCGGCAAACCGCCGTGCCTTCCCTTCGGATGCCCGCTGACGACGCACTGCCTGCCGCTCTGGGCGAGTTGTACGTGATCGAGGGTTCCGCCCTGGGCGGGCGCGTCATCGTGAAGGGGCTGCGTGAGCGGCTCCCGCACCTGCCGCACCATTTTTATGCGATCGGGGAAGGCACAGCCGCTCCATGGCGTCGATTCCAGTCCCTACTGGACGATGTGCTGACCAGTCCGGCTTCGCTCGCGGCCGCCATCGATGCCGCGCGGCACATGTTCGCGCGCTTTCAACAGACGTTACAGGACTCTCCCGCGCATGTCTGA
- a CDS encoding prepilin peptidase, whose protein sequence is MPDIPLALWIALAAVFGLLVGSFLNVVILRTPERMQWEWRRQAREVLELEPVDEPKPPGVALEPSHCPKCKHRLAARDNIPVFGWLLLRGRCRYCGTAISAQYPLVELFTGVASALVVWHFGPTPAALAGLVFTYFLIALSGIDTRTQLLPDELNYPLLWIGLGLSLLPAWQPLPVAPTSAILAALIGYLSLWSVYWAFKLLTGKEGMGHGDFKLLAALGAWMGPVSLLPIIMLSSLIGALVGGGLMIFRKHERDTPIPFGPYIAAAGWVWFLAGDRLLAAYLRISGLQ, encoded by the coding sequence ATGCCCGACATCCCCCTCGCCCTCTGGATCGCCCTCGCCGCCGTCTTCGGCCTGCTCGTAGGCAGTTTTCTCAACGTGGTCATCCTGCGTACGCCCGAGCGGATGCAGTGGGAATGGCGGCGGCAGGCTCGCGAGGTGCTCGAACTGGAGCCGGTCGATGAGCCGAAGCCCCCTGGCGTGGCGCTGGAGCCGTCGCATTGCCCGAAGTGCAAGCATCGGCTCGCTGCGCGGGACAATATCCCCGTGTTCGGGTGGTTGTTACTGCGCGGGCGCTGCCGCTACTGCGGCACGGCCATCTCGGCGCAGTACCCGCTGGTGGAGCTGTTCACGGGTGTCGCCAGCGCATTGGTCGTCTGGCATTTCGGTCCCACGCCAGCCGCGCTGGCCGGCCTGGTCTTTACGTATTTCCTCATCGCGCTGTCCGGCATCGACACGCGTACCCAGTTGCTGCCGGACGAACTCAACTATCCCCTGCTCTGGATCGGCCTCGGGCTTTCCCTGCTTCCCGCGTGGCAGCCACTGCCCGTCGCCCCCACGTCGGCGATTCTCGCTGCATTGATCGGCTACCTCAGCCTGTGGAGCGTGTACTGGGCGTTCAAGCTGCTCACGGGCAAGGAAGGCATGGGTCATGGCGACTTCAAGCTGCTCGCGGCGCTGGGCGCCTGGATGGGGCCGGTGTCGCTGCTGCCCATCATCATGCTTTCCTCGCTGATCGGAGCACTGGTGGGCGGTGGCCTGATGATCTTCCGCAAGCATGAGCGCGACACGCCGATCCCGTTCGGGCCATACATCGCCGCTGCCGGCTGGGTCTGGTTTCTGGCCGGCGATCGGTTGCTCGCGGCATACCTGCGAATCAGCGGTCTGCAATGA
- a CDS encoding arginyltransferase, with translation MTDRVRLFQTLPHTCGYYAERTAQNLVVDPGAPHLDRLYGPALTKGFRRAGGHLYLPQCGACQACVPCRIDVEHFVADRTQRRCLKRNADLTIEEALPGFTHERHALYQRYLQERHSGGGMDAADAEDFQRFLTAPWSPTVFLEFRQGSRLVGVAVTDVTLVGASAVYTFFDPDEAARSLGTFGILQQVELAKRRGIPYLYLGFWIAGHPKMDYKRRFRPLEIRKHDRWIPMP, from the coding sequence ATGACCGATCGCGTCCGCCTGTTCCAGACCCTGCCGCATACCTGCGGCTATTACGCGGAGCGGACCGCGCAGAATCTCGTGGTCGATCCAGGCGCACCGCACCTCGATCGGCTGTACGGTCCGGCACTCACCAAGGGCTTCCGCCGTGCCGGCGGGCATCTCTACTTGCCGCAGTGCGGCGCGTGCCAGGCATGCGTGCCCTGCCGCATCGACGTGGAACACTTCGTCGCCGACCGCACCCAACGCCGCTGCCTCAAGCGCAACGCCGACCTCACGATCGAAGAGGCCTTGCCGGGCTTCACGCATGAGCGTCACGCGCTATACCAGCGCTATCTTCAGGAACGGCACAGTGGCGGCGGCATGGATGCCGCAGACGCGGAAGATTTCCAACGCTTCCTCACCGCGCCATGGAGTCCCACCGTCTTCCTCGAATTTCGCCAGGGCAGCCGATTGGTCGGCGTGGCGGTCACCGACGTCACGCTGGTTGGGGCGTCGGCCGTCTATACGTTCTTCGATCCTGACGAAGCTGCCCGGAGCCTGGGCACCTTCGGCATCCTCCAGCAAGTCGAACTGGCGAAACGGCGCGGCATCCCGTACCTGTATCTCGGTTTCTGGATCGCGGGGCATCCCAAGATGGATTACAAGCGCCGCTTCCGGCCGTTGGAGATCCGCAAGCACGATCGCTGGATCCCGATGCCCTGA
- a CDS encoding ectonucleotide pyrophosphatase/phosphodiesterase, whose amino-acid sequence MNATLSRCVIFLTLLLPVLAGCATRPVAPAPRPNPVLLVSIDAFRADYIDRGLTPNLAALEREGASAPYMLPSFPSLTFPNHYTLVTGRVPDRNGIVNNTMRDTALGKFTTANRDAVRDGRWWAQAEPIWITAQRHGLRTATLFWPGSEAEIHGAWADHWFAFDDALTSRQRVDKLLSWIDEPGPKPVFDTLYFDAVDHAGHEYGPDSAELDAALREVDDALGYLVAQLRRRGLYETTNLIVLSDHGMADVPRGNIVFADEETDLDALAEVSYGVVATFDAKPGVDSTHAVARLLGPHAHMHCYRKGDLPARLDYGKNPRVPDFVCLADTGWSITSHKVLAERTTPMSRGEHGYDNLDPSMRALFVARGPAFRPGSRIAPFPNVDVYPLLAHLLGLQPLPNDGHLDDVKGALVSP is encoded by the coding sequence ATGAACGCCACGTTGTCCCGCTGCGTGATCTTCCTCACGCTGCTGTTGCCGGTACTCGCCGGCTGCGCCACCCGACCGGTAGCGCCCGCGCCCCGCCCGAATCCCGTCCTGCTCGTGTCCATCGACGCCTTTCGCGCCGACTACATCGATCGCGGATTGACTCCGAACCTTGCCGCACTCGAACGCGAAGGCGCCAGCGCGCCGTACATGCTGCCATCGTTCCCTTCCCTGACCTTTCCCAACCACTACACGCTGGTGACCGGCCGTGTGCCCGATCGCAACGGCATCGTGAACAACACCATGCGCGATACGGCGCTGGGCAAGTTCACCACGGCCAACCGTGACGCGGTCCGCGACGGGCGCTGGTGGGCACAGGCCGAACCGATCTGGATCACGGCGCAACGGCATGGGCTGCGCACCGCGACCCTGTTCTGGCCTGGCTCCGAGGCTGAGATTCACGGCGCGTGGGCGGACCACTGGTTTGCATTCGACGATGCACTGACCTCGCGCCAGCGCGTCGACAAGCTGCTGTCCTGGATCGACGAGCCGGGCCCCAAGCCCGTCTTCGACACGCTGTATTTCGACGCGGTAGACCATGCCGGGCACGAGTACGGCCCCGATTCGGCGGAACTCGACGCCGCCCTGCGCGAGGTGGACGACGCGCTCGGTTATCTGGTCGCGCAATTGCGCCGTCGCGGGCTTTACGAGACCACCAACCTCATCGTCCTGTCGGATCACGGCATGGCGGACGTTCCCCGCGGCAACATCGTCTTCGCCGACGAGGAAACCGACCTCGACGCGCTCGCGGAGGTCTCCTACGGCGTCGTGGCCACCTTCGATGCGAAGCCCGGCGTAGACAGCACCCATGCCGTGGCGCGGCTGCTGGGCCCGCACGCGCACATGCACTGCTACCGCAAGGGCGACCTGCCGGCCCGCCTGGACTACGGCAAGAATCCCCGAGTGCCGGACTTCGTCTGCCTCGCCGATACGGGCTGGTCGATCACCAGCCACAAGGTGCTCGCCGAGCGCACCACGCCGATGTCGCGCGGCGAGCACGGCTACGACAATCTCGATCCGAGCATGCGGGCGCTGTTCGTCGCCCGCGGCCCCGCGTTTCGGCCGGGCAGCCGCATCGCTCCGTTCCCCAACGTCGACGTGTACCCCCTGCTCGCCCATCTCCTTGGCCTGCAGCCGCTGCCGAACGACGGCCACCTCGACGATGTGAAGGGCGCACTGGTCTCGCCGTGA
- the msrA gene encoding peptide-methionine (S)-S-oxide reductase MsrA — MRRRFLPALLLALTACSAASAGDAGVRLPAPIVDVAPGSRIDATAVFAGGCFWGVEGVFQHVRGVKSVRAGYAGGDAAHANYDDVSDGDTGHAESVRVVYDPTQVTYGQLLQVFFSVAQDPTLLNRQGPDVGTQYRSAVFYANPEQKKVAEAYVAQLTAAHAFPAKIVTEVTPLKTFYPAENYHQDYMRLNPDTMYIVVNDRPKVLALQRLYPERYTPEWANGR; from the coding sequence ATGCGCCGTCGTTTCCTGCCTGCCCTCCTGCTCGCCCTCACGGCGTGCTCTGCCGCGTCCGCGGGCGACGCGGGAGTCCGCCTGCCCGCTCCCATCGTGGATGTCGCCCCCGGCTCCCGCATCGATGCGACCGCCGTCTTCGCCGGTGGCTGCTTCTGGGGCGTGGAAGGCGTGTTCCAGCACGTTCGCGGGGTGAAAAGCGTGCGCGCCGGTTATGCCGGCGGCGACGCCGCCCATGCCAACTACGACGACGTGAGTGACGGCGACACCGGCCACGCGGAATCCGTCCGCGTCGTCTACGACCCGACGCAGGTCACTTACGGGCAACTGCTTCAGGTGTTCTTCTCTGTAGCCCAGGACCCCACCCTGCTCAACCGGCAGGGCCCGGATGTCGGCACCCAGTACCGATCGGCGGTCTTCTACGCCAACCCCGAACAGAAGAAGGTCGCGGAGGCGTATGTCGCGCAGTTGACGGCGGCGCACGCGTTCCCGGCGAAGATCGTCACGGAGGTCACGCCGCTCAAGACGTTCTATCCGGCCGAGAACTATCACCAGGACTACATGCGCCTCAATCCGGACACGATGTACATCGTGGTCAATGACCGGCCGAAGGTGCTGGCCCTGCAGCGGCTCTATCCCGAGCGCTACACACCCGAGTGGGCCAACGGTCGCTGA
- a CDS encoding HD-GYP domain-containing protein: MTDLEVGMYVSRLDCDWSATPFPLQGVPITSRDDIDKLSKFCKYVFVDLHRRVAPAQTLPRVAMAARTAARPAINPRLVARHSYTDTASFEEEVPRAREAFNTMAAFAERLVDDIQAGKPIEPGAVEEAVRPMVASVLRSGDAFFWIESLRRRDSYTYQHAVGCSTLAAAFGRHMGFASETIESLAAGGLLLDVGKAQMPEEMLKRPGPLNDDEWAVARQHVSEGIAILDHSGVDDPEIRDMVTTHHERFDGSGYPAGLAGTAIPLSGRMAAIIDSYHAMSSMRPYRPAMSQHLALRQLYAGRDREFQGELVEQFQACLGVYPTGTMVELNTGEVAVVMVQNQARRLQPRVAILTRADKGPREDFLIVDLMNQADVVRREILRTLPAGSHGIDPREFFLQ, translated from the coding sequence GTGACTGACCTCGAGGTCGGCATGTACGTGAGCCGTCTCGATTGCGATTGGTCCGCCACGCCCTTTCCGCTCCAGGGCGTGCCGATCACGTCTCGGGACGACATCGACAAGCTGTCCAAGTTCTGCAAGTACGTCTTCGTGGACCTGCACCGCCGGGTGGCTCCGGCGCAGACCCTGCCCAGGGTTGCCATGGCGGCCCGGACGGCAGCGCGACCAGCAATCAATCCGCGGCTCGTGGCGCGACACAGCTATACCGACACGGCCTCCTTCGAAGAGGAAGTGCCGCGCGCGCGCGAGGCGTTCAACACGATGGCGGCGTTTGCGGAGCGCCTGGTGGACGACATCCAGGCAGGCAAGCCGATCGAACCGGGCGCGGTCGAAGAGGCCGTGCGGCCGATGGTCGCCAGCGTGCTGCGCAGCGGCGATGCCTTCTTCTGGATCGAAAGCCTGCGTCGACGCGACAGCTACACCTATCAGCACGCAGTCGGCTGCAGCACTCTGGCGGCGGCGTTCGGGCGCCACATGGGCTTTGCGAGCGAAACGATCGAGAGCCTGGCGGCAGGCGGGCTGTTGCTGGACGTGGGCAAGGCGCAGATGCCGGAGGAAATGCTGAAGCGCCCCGGCCCGCTCAACGACGACGAGTGGGCGGTGGCGCGGCAGCATGTGAGCGAAGGCATCGCCATCCTCGATCATTCCGGCGTCGACGATCCGGAGATCCGCGACATGGTCACGACGCACCACGAGCGCTTCGACGGTAGCGGCTATCCCGCCGGGCTGGCGGGCACGGCCATTCCGCTGTCCGGCCGCATGGCGGCGATCATCGACAGCTACCACGCCATGTCGTCGATGCGACCCTATCGACCGGCGATGTCGCAGCACTTGGCACTGCGCCAGCTCTACGCCGGGCGCGATCGCGAATTCCAGGGCGAACTGGTCGAACAGTTCCAGGCCTGCCTTGGCGTCTACCCCACCGGAACGATGGTGGAGCTGAACACGGGTGAAGTCGCCGTCGTGATGGTGCAGAATCAGGCGCGCCGCCTGCAGCCGCGGGTGGCGATTCTCACCCGGGCGGACAAGGGGCCGCGCGAGGACTTCCTCATCGTCGACCTGATGAACCAGGCGGACGTGGTCCGCCGCGAAATCCTGCGAACCTTGCCTGCAGGTAGCCACGGTATCGACCCAAGGGAGTTTTTTCTTCAATGA
- the hutU gene encoding urocanate hydratase, whose translation MTAVTRIDTTRTVRAPRGGELTCRSWLTEAPYRMLQNNLDPEVAENPAELVVYGGIGRAARNWECFDAILRSLRELRDDQTLLVQSGKPVGVFPSHPDAPRVLIANSNLVPAWANWEHFNELDRKGLMMYGQMTAGSWIYIGSQGIVQGTYETFVEMGRQHYGGQLAGRWILTAGLGGMGGAQPLAASLAGASSLTIECQQSRIDFRLKTRYVDEQATDLDDALARMERYAKEGRAVSVALLGNAADVLPELVRRGVRPDAVTDQTSAHDPVNGYLPSGWTVDEWFERRKSDPVATSRAAKASMRRHVEAMLAFHAMGVPTFDYGNNIRQMAKDEGLAEAFAFPGFVPAFVRPLFCRGVGPFRWVALSGDPEDIYKTDAKVKELIPDDPHLHRWLDMARERISFQGLPARICWVGLGQRHRLGLAFNEMVRNGELKAPVVIGRDHLDSGSVASPNRETEAMRDGSDAVSDWPLLNAMLNVAGGATWVSLHHGGGVGMGYSQHSGVVIVCDGSEAADRRLARVLWNDPGTGVMRHADAGYPEAIACAKEQGLDLPML comes from the coding sequence ATGACCGCTGTCACGCGCATCGACACCACCCGCACCGTTCGCGCACCGCGCGGCGGCGAACTGACCTGCCGCAGCTGGCTGACCGAAGCGCCGTACCGCATGCTGCAGAACAACCTCGATCCCGAGGTGGCCGAGAATCCGGCCGAGCTGGTCGTCTACGGCGGCATCGGTCGCGCGGCGCGCAATTGGGAATGCTTCGACGCGATCCTGCGCAGCCTGCGTGAACTGCGCGACGACCAGACCCTGCTCGTGCAATCGGGCAAGCCGGTGGGCGTTTTTCCGTCGCACCCGGATGCGCCCCGCGTGCTCATTGCCAACTCCAATCTGGTGCCGGCGTGGGCCAACTGGGAACACTTCAACGAGCTCGATCGCAAGGGCCTGATGATGTACGGCCAGATGACCGCGGGCTCGTGGATCTACATCGGCTCGCAAGGCATCGTGCAGGGCACGTACGAGACCTTCGTGGAAATGGGGCGGCAGCATTACGGCGGGCAGCTCGCCGGGCGCTGGATTCTCACCGCAGGTCTCGGCGGCATGGGCGGCGCACAGCCGTTGGCCGCAAGCCTGGCCGGCGCGTCGTCGCTGACGATCGAATGCCAGCAGAGCCGCATCGACTTTCGCCTGAAGACCCGCTACGTGGACGAGCAGGCAACCGATCTGGACGACGCACTGGCGCGCATGGAGCGGTATGCGAAGGAGGGGCGCGCGGTCTCCGTGGCGCTGCTCGGCAATGCCGCCGACGTGCTGCCGGAACTGGTCCGACGGGGTGTGCGGCCTGACGCCGTGACCGATCAGACCAGCGCGCACGATCCCGTGAATGGCTACCTTCCCTCGGGCTGGACCGTCGATGAGTGGTTCGAGCGCCGCAAGAGCGATCCGGTGGCGACGTCGCGTGCCGCCAAGGCGTCCATGCGCCGGCACGTGGAAGCCATGCTCGCGTTCCACGCAATGGGTGTGCCGACCTTCGACTACGGCAACAACATTCGACAGATGGCGAAGGATGAAGGCCTGGCAGAGGCGTTCGCGTTCCCGGGCTTCGTGCCGGCGTTCGTCCGGCCGCTGTTCTGTCGCGGCGTCGGCCCGTTCCGCTGGGTGGCCTTGTCGGGCGATCCGGAGGACATCTACAAGACCGACGCCAAGGTCAAGGAACTGATTCCGGACGACCCACACTTGCACCGCTGGCTGGACATGGCGCGCGAGCGAATCAGTTTCCAGGGCCTGCCGGCGCGCATCTGCTGGGTGGGCCTCGGGCAGCGCCATCGCCTTGGGCTTGCCTTCAACGAGATGGTGCGCAATGGCGAGCTCAAGGCGCCGGTGGTGATCGGCCGCGATCACCTCGACTCCGGCTCCGTCGCCAGCCCGAACCGCGAAACGGAAGCCATGCGCGACGGCAGCGATGCCGTCAGCGACTGGCCGCTGCTCAACGCCATGCTCAACGTGGCCGGCGGCGCGACCTGGGTCAGCCTGCACCACGGCGGCGGCGTCGGTATGGGTTACAGCCAGCACAGCGGCGTGGTGATCGTCTGCGATGGCAGCGAGGCGGCCGACCGGCGCCTCGCCCGCGTGCTCTGGAACGACCCCGGCACCGGCGTCATGCGTCACGCGGACGCCGGCTATCCGGAAGCGATTGCCTGCGCGAAGGAGCAGGGCCTCGATCTGCCCATGCTCTGA